Part of the Candidatus Buchananbacteria bacterium CG10_big_fil_rev_8_21_14_0_10_42_9 genome is shown below.
GATTCCAAGGCTTGCATGCGCCAACCGTCCAAATGGTTTCGCCACGGTTTAATTGCTCCGCCAGCAATTGAAAGTGACGTGTCGGGAACCACTAATTCCGGATCAAGTTCTTGGGAAAAACCTAGCCCATGGCATTCCGGACAAGCGCCAAAGTAAGAATTAAAAGAAAACATCCGCGGTTGCAGATCGTCAAAACTTAAGCCGCAATCAACACACGCATTTTTGGCCGAAAACAATTTTTCTTTGTCGCCAATAATTACCGTGACTAAACTTTCACCATGCGCCAAGGCGGTTTCAATGGCTTGGGTTAAACGCGATTCAACCTCTTTTTTTACCACAATTCTATCGACCACTATTTCAATGGTATGCTTAATTTGCTTATTTAGCTTAATTGAATCACGCTGCTCAATATCGTGCATTTTTCCATCCACTCGAACGCGCGAAAACCCTTCTTTCGCCACTTGGTCAAATAATTTTTCGTATGTCCCCTTTTTGCCTCTGACAAGCGGCGCTAAAATTTGCATTTTAGTGCCACCTTTTTCTTGTAACAAAAGTTTGGCAATGCTTTCAGCTGATTGAGCGGTTATCGGCTGTCCGCAATTAGGGCAGTGAGGTTTGCCAACCCGGGCAAAAAGCAAACGTAGGTAGTCGTAAATTTCAGTAATCGTGCCAACCGTGGAACGCGGATTCTTGGACACCGTTTTTTGCTCAATTGAAATTGCTGGGCTTAAACCCTTTATTGAATCCACGTCTGGTTTATTCATAAGACCTAAAAACTGCCGCGCGTAGGCGCTTAATGATTCAACATAGCGGCGCTGGCCTTCAGCGTATAAGGTGTCAAAAGCAAGCGATGATTTACCCGAACCCGATAATCCCGTAATAACCGAAAACTTATTAATTGGGATCTTCACATTAATATTTTTTAAGTTGTGCTCGCGCGCACCTTTGATTGTAATTTTCTCTTGTTCTTTCATATTATACTTTGTCATCGCGAGGAGCGAAGCGACGTGGCGATCTCATGACCGGCCTGCCAGCAGGCAGGGATTGCGACGCTCATTGCATTCGCTCGCAATGACAATTTACTTTACATTAATTAACTTTAATTTTAAATTATCCACTTTATCCCTTAATTCAATCGCTTTTTCAAAATCTAACCGGTCAGCAGCCGCTTGCATTTGCCCTTCTAAATCTAAAATTAATTTATCTAAATCAAGCTCTTTGCCTTTTTCGTCTGGCTCAATCACCACCGCTTCGGCCGCCACTAATTTTTTAATGCTGGCCGGAGTGATGTTATGTTTTTTGTTGTAAGCTAATTGAATTTTACGCCGGCGGTCAGTTTCGCCAATCGCGCGCTTAATTGACCCGGTTATTTTGTCAGCATATAAAATTACTTTGGAATCAATGTTGCGGGCGGCGCGGCCAATCGTTTGAATTAAACTTCGCTCATTGCGTAAAAAACCTTCTTTGTCAGCGTCCAAAATGCCAACCAAAGCAACTTCCGGAATGTCCAAGCCTTCACGCAATAAATTAATGCCAACTAAAACGTCAAATTTGCCTAAACGCAATCGCTTAATAATTTCAATGCGTTCTAATGTGTCAATTTCTGAATGCAAGTATTCGGTTTTAATGCCCGCTTCTTTTAAGTATTGCGATAAATCTTCAGCCATACGTTTGGTTAAAGTCGTAACTAACGTGCGATAACCTTTATCGGTCGTAGCTTTAATTTCTTTGATTAAATCAACCACCTGGCCTTCAATTGGCCGAACTTCAACCGGCGGGTCTGCCACCCCGGTTGGACGAATAATTTGTTCAACTACCTGGCCTGACTTTTTAACTTCTTCTTCAGCCGGCGTGGCTGAAACATAAATAACGTGATGGTTGTATTTTGCAAATTCATTAATTTTTAGCGGGCGGTTATCATAGGCTGAAGGTAAACGAAAACCGTAATCAACTAAATTCTTCTTACGAGAATGATCACCTTCATACATGCCGCCAACTTGCGGCAAGGTGACATGGCTTTCATCAATAAACATCAGCCAATTTTGACCAAACCGGTAATCAAAGTAATCTAGCAGGGTGTAGGGCGGTTGGCCCGGACGGCGGCCATCAATGTGGCGAGAATAATTTTCAATGCCTTTGCAGTAGCCGAGTTGCTGCATCATTTCAATATCAAATTCAGTGCGTTTTTTTAATCGGTACGCCTCCACGGTATCAAGTTTTGGCAGGCGCTCCTTAAGTTCGTTTTGAATATCTACGATCGCGCGTTTTAAATCTTCTTCGGGGGCGACAAAAGCTTTAGCTGGGAAAATATGCAGTGAATCAAATTGGCTTAACACTTTATCAGTGCGCGGATCAACTTCTTTAATTTTTTCTAATTCATCGCCAAAAAAACTAAACCGAATAATAATCGTCCCGCCGCCCATAATCGCGTCAACGGTATCGCCTTTAACGCGAAATCGGCCGGGCGCTAATTCAATGTCATTGCGCTCATATTGAAGTTCAATCAACTTTCGCGCTAAATCATCCGGCCCGTTTAATTTAATTGCGTTTTTAGCTTTCTTTGTACTAACAAAAAAAGATTGGCTTTCAAAATTATCCGGATTACCAAAACCGTAAATGCAAGAAACTGAAGACACAATAATCACATCATCGTTACTCATGATATTACCGGCCGCTTCCATCCGCATACGTTCTACCTGTTCGTTGATGCTCATATCTTTTTCAATATAGGTATCGCTTTTGGGCAGATAGCTTTCTGGTTGATAATAATCGTAATAGGACACAAAATAACCAACT
Proteins encoded:
- a CDS encoding excinuclease ABC subunit B (The UvrABC repair system catalyzes the recognition and processing of DNA lesions. The beta-hairpin of the Uvr-B subunit is inserted between the strands, where it probes for the presence of a lesion), with product MQFQLDQKLKPKGDQPKAIKQLVAGYKKHRYQTLLGVTGSGKTFTMANVISRLQRPALILSHNKTLAAQLYQEFQNFFPNNKVGYFVSYYDYYQPESYLPKSDTYIEKDMSINEQVERMRMEAAGNIMSNDDVIIVSSVSCIYGFGNPDNFESQSFFVSTKKAKNAIKLNGPDDLARKLIELQYERNDIELAPGRFRVKGDTVDAIMGGGTIIIRFSFFGDELEKIKEVDPRTDKVLSQFDSLHIFPAKAFVAPEEDLKRAIVDIQNELKERLPKLDTVEAYRLKKRTEFDIEMMQQLGYCKGIENYSRHIDGRRPGQPPYTLLDYFDYRFGQNWLMFIDESHVTLPQVGGMYEGDHSRKKNLVDYGFRLPSAYDNRPLKINEFAKYNHHVIYVSATPAEEEVKKSGQVVEQIIRPTGVADPPVEVRPIEGQVVDLIKEIKATTDKGYRTLVTTLTKRMAEDLSQYLKEAGIKTEYLHSEIDTLERIEIIKRLRLGKFDVLVGINLLREGLDIPEVALVGILDADKEGFLRNERSLIQTIGRAARNIDSKVILYADKITGSIKRAIGETDRRRKIQLAYNKKHNITPASIKKLVAAEAVVIEPDEKGKELDLDKLILDLEGQMQAAADRLDFEKAIELRDKVDNLKLKLINVK